The following proteins are co-located in the Pyrobaculum calidifontis JCM 11548 genome:
- a CDS encoding SPL family radical SAM protein — protein sequence MCVRVYEVRVKRALAPSGLPEYDYALNPYVGCLHGCLYCYAMDYTRGPPAAAWGSVVYVKVNLLEVLRREVGRVRPGVVGLSTVTDPYQPPEAKYKLTRGAVSILAGAGFRVSIQTKSGMVVRDVDVLVAHREAVDVGVTITTLADKARILEPMAAHPYARAQAVRKLAAAGVKTWIFLGPIIPGFNDGAEDIEPVVKLAHETGSELYYDRYRPKPRADAYLAAKYRPVAATPSWWAEVKKTVEAICARYGARCIDAEEERRAAFKAST from the coding sequence ATGTGTGTGAGAGTTTACGAGGTGAGGGTTAAGAGGGCTCTTGCCCCCTCTGGCCTCCCGGAGTACGACTACGCTCTCAACCCCTACGTGGGCTGTCTCCACGGCTGTCTCTACTGCTACGCCATGGATTACACCAGGGGGCCCCCGGCCGCGGCGTGGGGGAGCGTGGTGTATGTAAAGGTGAATCTGCTCGAGGTGCTGAGGCGCGAGGTGGGGAGGGTTAGGCCGGGGGTGGTGGGCTTGTCCACGGTGACAGACCCCTACCAGCCCCCCGAGGCGAAGTACAAGCTGACCCGCGGCGCAGTTTCAATCCTCGCCGGGGCGGGGTTCCGCGTGTCGATTCAGACGAAGTCGGGCATGGTGGTCCGCGACGTAGACGTCTTGGTTGCCCACAGAGAGGCTGTGGACGTGGGGGTCACCATCACGACGCTGGCCGACAAGGCGAGGATTTTGGAGCCCATGGCTGCCCACCCCTACGCCAGGGCGCAGGCGGTGCGGAAGCTGGCCGCCGCGGGGGTAAAGACGTGGATATTTCTCGGCCCCATAATCCCCGGCTTCAACGACGGCGCAGAGGACATAGAGCCCGTGGTGAAGCTGGCCCACGAGACCGGCTCTGAGCTCTACTACGACCGCTACCGCCCCAAGCCGCGCGCAGACGCCTACTTAGCCGCCAAGTATAGGCCAGTCGCCGCGACCCCCAGCTGGTGGGCCGAGGTGAAGAAGACGGTGGAGGCCATATGCGCGCGGTACGGGGCCCGTTGCATAGACGCAGAAGAGGAGCGCAGAGCCGCTTTTAAAGCCAGCACATAG